Proteins found in one Streptococcus criceti HS-6 genomic segment:
- the rpsU gene encoding 30S ribosomal protein S21 has product MAKTVVRKNESLDDALRRFKRSVTKAGTLQEARKREHYEKPSVKRKRKSEAARKRKKF; this is encoded by the coding sequence ATGGCAAAAACAGTGGTACGTAAAAATGAATCACTTGACGACGCTCTTCGTCGTTTCAAGCGTTCAGTCACAAAAGCGGGAACTCTTCAAGAGGCTCGTAAACGCGAACACTATGAAAAACCTTCTGTAAAGCGGAAACGTAAGTCAGAAGCAGCTCGCAAACGTAAAAAATTCTAA
- the mscL gene encoding large conductance mechanosensitive channel protein MscL, producing MIKELKDFLFKGNVLDLAVAVVMGAAFNAIITSLVGDIITPLILNPVVKAAGVENLSKLTWNGITYGSFLSAVLNFLIVGTTLFFIVKAGNKAIALNKKQEDEAAEAAGPSQEELLTEIRDLLAKEK from the coding sequence ATGATTAAAGAATTAAAAGACTTCTTGTTCAAGGGTAATGTCCTTGATCTTGCTGTAGCCGTTGTTATGGGGGCTGCTTTCAATGCCATCATAACTTCATTAGTTGGTGATATCATCACACCACTTATCTTAAATCCAGTTGTCAAGGCCGCTGGTGTTGAAAATCTCTCCAAACTAACTTGGAATGGTATCACGTATGGAAGCTTCTTAAGTGCCGTTCTCAATTTCCTCATCGTCGGAACAACCCTCTTCTTCATCGTTAAAGCTGGCAACAAGGCCATTGCCCTCAACAAGAAGCAAGAAGATGAAGCTGCAGAAGCTGCCGGTCCTTCACAAGAAGAATTGCTTACTGAAATCCGCGATCTTTTGGCTAAAGAAAAATAA
- the dnaG gene encoding DNA primase, whose protein sequence is MALDKSVISEIKHNVNIVDVIGEVVSLTKSGRNYLGLCPFHQEKTPSFNVIEDKQFFHCFGCGKSGDVFKFLEEYRQITFMESVKILSERIGMDLAIEPSHQQTKIRQNPHQKLFDINQDASKFYQAVLKTTKIGEAAKQYLYDRGLDDRLIDYFNIGLAPDESNYLYQSLSPRYDEDTILNSGLFNLSEAGSIFDSFRNRIIFPLTDENGHVIGFSGRIWTQADQDRKEAKYKNTRATTLFNKSYELYHLDKAKPVMTKSHEVYLMEGFMDVIAAYRAGIKNAVASMGTALTPEHVSHLKKFTKKVILTYDGDNAGQNAIAKSLAILQDLTVEIVRMPNQMDPDEFIKANSAQELAKLLSQSRISSTEFWIQYLRPENVDNLQAEIAYVERIAKIIAGVTSITAQNTYINMVAESLPDFDYFQVEQSVNNERLKMRAGAGGNQLNEPRTSSGPLLTELPVSKTLTAIQRAENQLFYRLLQYDYLLNEFRNRDDFVFESPQLESLYQILCQKGEISDLDLAQMADDLRQAYYSVQEEELPRELADGEITGLEQRIEKYRQEQDLRKRSKIIRDSSSHGDDERALLEFQALVAQKKNME, encoded by the coding sequence ATGGCCCTTGATAAATCAGTTATTTCTGAGATTAAGCATAACGTCAATATTGTTGATGTGATTGGTGAAGTGGTCAGTCTGACAAAGTCAGGTCGAAATTACTTGGGCCTTTGTCCCTTCCACCAAGAGAAAACCCCTTCTTTTAATGTTATTGAGGACAAGCAGTTCTTTCATTGTTTTGGCTGTGGCAAGTCAGGGGATGTCTTCAAATTTCTAGAAGAGTATCGCCAAATTACTTTCATGGAAAGTGTCAAGATTCTCTCTGAAAGAATTGGCATGGATTTAGCCATTGAACCATCGCATCAACAGACTAAGATCCGTCAGAACCCTCATCAGAAGCTCTTTGATATCAATCAGGATGCTAGCAAGTTTTATCAGGCCGTTTTGAAGACGACTAAGATCGGAGAAGCAGCTAAGCAATACCTTTATGATCGGGGGCTAGATGACCGGCTGATTGATTACTTCAATATCGGTCTGGCTCCTGATGAATCGAATTATCTCTATCAAAGTTTGTCCCCTCGTTACGATGAAGATACTATCCTCAATTCTGGCCTTTTCAATTTATCAGAAGCTGGTTCGATCTTTGATAGTTTTCGCAATCGGATTATCTTTCCACTGACGGATGAGAATGGGCATGTGATAGGCTTTTCGGGTCGGATTTGGACTCAGGCTGATCAAGATCGCAAAGAAGCTAAATATAAGAATACTAGAGCAACGACCCTCTTTAATAAATCCTATGAATTGTACCATCTGGATAAGGCTAAGCCGGTGATGACTAAGAGTCATGAAGTTTACCTGATGGAAGGATTCATGGATGTTATTGCTGCTTACCGAGCTGGTATTAAAAATGCGGTAGCCTCTATGGGTACAGCTCTGACACCTGAGCATGTCAGTCACCTGAAAAAATTCACCAAAAAGGTCATCTTGACCTATGATGGTGATAACGCTGGTCAAAATGCTATTGCCAAGTCGCTGGCCATTTTGCAGGATTTGACAGTTGAAATCGTTCGAATGCCCAATCAGATGGATCCTGATGAATTTATCAAGGCCAACTCGGCTCAAGAGCTAGCCAAACTCCTGAGTCAGTCGAGAATTTCCAGTACAGAGTTTTGGATTCAATACCTCAGACCGGAAAATGTTGATAATCTACAAGCGGAGATTGCCTATGTTGAGAGAATTGCTAAAATTATCGCTGGGGTAACTTCCATTACTGCTCAGAATACCTATATCAATATGGTGGCTGAGAGTTTGCCAGACTTTGATTATTTTCAGGTGGAGCAGTCGGTTAATAATGAACGGTTGAAAATGCGGGCTGGTGCAGGAGGCAATCAGCTTAATGAGCCTAGAACAAGTTCGGGTCCGCTTCTAACTGAGTTGCCAGTCAGTAAGACCTTGACAGCTATTCAGCGGGCTGAAAACCAGCTATTCTATCGTCTGCTTCAATACGATTATCTTCTCAATGAGTTTCGCAATCGAGACGATTTTGTTTTTGAAAGTCCGCAACTTGAAAGCCTTTATCAAATTTTATGTCAGAAGGGGGAAATTTCTGATTTAGATTTGGCTCAGATGGCGGATGATTTACGGCAGGCCTATTATAGTGTCCAAGAAGAAGAGTTGCCTAGGGAATTAGCTGATGGTGAGATAACTGGATTAGAACAGCGGATAGAAAAATACCGCCAAGAACAAGATTTACGCAAACGCAGTAAAATTATCCGTGACAGCAGTAGTCATGGGGATGATGAAAGGGCCTTGTTAGAGTTTCAGGCTCTCGTCGCTCAAAAGAAAAATATGGAATAG
- the rpoD gene encoding RNA polymerase sigma factor RpoD translates to MASKKTNATFNVQVADFIRNHKKEGTAIDDEVTEKLVIPFVLDADQIDDLLERLTDGGISITDKDGNPSSKYVIEAPEPEELTDEELIGSNSAKVNDPVRMYLKEIGVVPLLTNDEEKELAIAAAEGDLMAKQRLAEANLRLVVSIAKRYVGRGMQFLDLIQEGNMGLMKAVDKFDYSKGFKFSTYATWWIRQAITRAIADQARTIRIPVHMVETINKLVREQRNLLQELGQDPTPEQIAERMDMTPDKVREILKIAQEPVSLETPIGEEDDSHLGDFIEDEVIENPVDYTTRIVLREQLNDVLDTLTDREENVLRLRFGLDDGKMRTLEDVGKVFNVTRERIRQIEAKALRKLRHPSRSKQLKDFMED, encoded by the coding sequence ATGGCAAGTAAAAAAACAAATGCAACCTTTAATGTACAAGTTGCTGATTTTATTCGCAATCATAAGAAGGAAGGGACAGCTATTGATGACGAAGTCACTGAAAAATTGGTTATTCCTTTTGTTCTTGATGCTGACCAGATTGATGATTTGCTGGAGCGCTTGACTGATGGTGGTATTTCAATTACTGATAAAGATGGTAATCCATCTAGTAAGTACGTCATTGAAGCTCCTGAACCAGAAGAGCTGACGGATGAAGAGCTTATTGGCAGCAATTCTGCCAAAGTTAACGATCCCGTCCGCATGTATCTGAAGGAAATCGGGGTTGTGCCCCTCTTGACTAATGATGAAGAAAAAGAATTGGCCATTGCTGCTGCTGAAGGTGATTTGATGGCTAAACAGCGGCTGGCTGAAGCTAACTTGCGTTTGGTTGTTTCTATTGCTAAACGCTATGTTGGACGTGGAATGCAGTTCCTTGACTTAATTCAGGAAGGTAATATGGGACTGATGAAGGCTGTGGATAAATTTGACTATTCCAAAGGTTTCAAATTCTCAACCTATGCTACTTGGTGGATCCGTCAGGCCATCACTCGGGCTATCGCTGACCAAGCCAGAACTATTCGGATACCTGTTCACATGGTTGAAACCATCAATAAATTGGTCCGTGAACAGCGCAATCTCCTGCAAGAATTGGGACAAGACCCAACTCCGGAACAAATTGCAGAACGCATGGATATGACCCCTGATAAGGTTCGGGAAATCCTCAAGATTGCTCAGGAACCAGTTTCTCTGGAAACTCCTATTGGAGAAGAAGATGATAGCCATCTGGGAGATTTTATCGAAGATGAAGTTATTGAAAATCCCGTTGACTACACGACTCGGATTGTCCTGCGGGAGCAACTCAATGATGTTTTGGATACTTTGACCGACCGTGAAGAGAATGTGCTACGTTTGCGTTTTGGTCTTGATGATGGTAAGATGCGGACCCTAGAAGATGTTGGTAAAGTCTTTAACGTAACCCGTGAGCGAATTCGGCAAATTGAAGCTAAGGCTCTCCGAAAGCTTCGCCACCCAAGCCGCAGTAAGCAACTTAAAGACTTTATGGAGGATTAA
- a CDS encoding metal-sulfur cluster assembly factor, with the protein MSEKKYTEQEVEKIKDHILEVLEMVIDPELGIDIVNLGLVYEIRFEDSGYTEIDMTLTTMGCPLADLLTDQIYDVIREVKEVTKVEVKLVWTPAWTVERMSRYARIALGIR; encoded by the coding sequence ATGTCAGAGAAAAAATATACAGAACAAGAAGTTGAAAAAATCAAAGACCATATTCTTGAGGTTCTGGAAATGGTGATTGACCCAGAATTAGGCATTGATATTGTCAATCTTGGGCTAGTTTATGAGATTCGTTTTGAAGATAGCGGTTATACCGAGATTGATATGACCTTGACAACCATGGGCTGTCCTCTGGCTGATCTTTTGACTGACCAGATTTATGATGTCATTCGAGAAGTCAAGGAAGTGACCAAGGTTGAAGTCAAACTGGTTTGGACACCGGCTTGGACTGTTGAACGCATGAGTCGCTACGCTCGTATTGCTTTGGGAATTCGCTAG
- a CDS encoding glycosyltransferase family 2 protein, with protein sequence MKKLSIVVPCYNEEATIHPFLAETQKVEQTMAEELIFDYFFVNDGSKDQTLQVLREVSQKFANVHYLSFSRNFGKEAALLAGLEAADGDLITVMDADLQDPPELLEDMYQKVQEGFDVVGTRRADRKGEPVIRSFFARAFYWLVNKISDTEMVDGARDFRLMTRQVVDSILELGEVNRFSKGLFSWVGYDVTYLPYENRERVAGDTSWNFWSLLKYSIDGFVNFSEAPLNLATWAGLASFILSVVAILFVVIRRLIFGDPVSGWASTISIIMFLGGLQLLALGIIGKYVAKIFLETKKRPVYIVKEKG encoded by the coding sequence ATGAAAAAGTTGAGTATCGTCGTACCTTGTTATAATGAAGAAGCAACCATCCATCCGTTTTTAGCTGAGACACAAAAAGTAGAGCAGACTATGGCTGAGGAGTTGATCTTTGATTATTTCTTTGTCAATGATGGCTCAAAAGACCAAACGCTGCAGGTCCTACGTGAGGTGAGTCAAAAGTTTGCGAATGTTCATTATCTGTCTTTCTCTCGTAATTTCGGCAAGGAAGCTGCGCTATTAGCTGGTTTAGAGGCTGCTGATGGCGATTTGATAACTGTAATGGATGCGGATTTACAAGATCCCCCCGAGCTCTTAGAGGACATGTATCAAAAGGTTCAAGAAGGATTTGACGTGGTCGGAACGCGTCGGGCTGATCGTAAAGGGGAACCCGTCATTCGATCATTCTTTGCGCGTGCTTTTTACTGGTTGGTCAATAAGATTTCTGATACTGAGATGGTTGATGGGGCACGGGATTTTCGTCTCATGACGCGTCAGGTTGTTGATAGTATCTTGGAACTAGGGGAAGTCAATCGCTTCTCCAAGGGACTCTTCTCTTGGGTTGGCTATGATGTCACCTACCTGCCTTATGAAAATCGTGAGCGGGTGGCAGGTGATACCTCTTGGAATTTTTGGTCCTTATTGAAGTACTCGATTGACGGTTTTGTTAATTTTTCAGAAGCTCCGCTTAATCTGGCAACCTGGGCTGGGTTGGCTAGCTTTATTTTATCAGTAGTTGCTATTTTATTTGTGGTTATTCGGCGACTGATTTTTGGCGATCCTGTTAGTGGCTGGGCATCTACTATCTCGATTATTATGTTTCTAGGTGGTCTCCAGCTCTTGGCTTTAGGAATTATTGGCAAGTATGTTGCTAAAATTTTCCTAGAAACCAAAAAACGACCTGTCTATATTGTTAAAGAAAAAGGGTGA
- the rfbD gene encoding dTDP-4-dehydrorhamnose reductase — MILITGSNGQLGTELRYLLDERNEEYVAVDVAEMDITNAAKVDEVFAQVKPSLVYHCAAYTAVDAAEDEGKELDYAINVIGTENIAKAAAKYEATLAYISTDYVFDGQKPVGEEWLETDQPDPQTEYGRTKRLGEEAVEKYLDHYYIIRTAWVFGNYGKNFVFTMQNLAKTHSRLTVVNDQHGRPTWTRTLAEFMTYVTENQKDYGYYHLSNDATEDTTWYDFAKEILKDTDVEVAPVDSSQFPAKAKRPLNSTMSLTKAKATGFVIPTWQEALQEFYKQEKK; from the coding sequence ATGATTTTAATTACTGGAAGCAATGGACAATTGGGAACAGAATTGCGCTATTTGCTGGATGAAAGAAATGAAGAATATGTAGCTGTAGATGTGGCAGAAATGGATATTACGAATGCTGCCAAGGTTGATGAGGTCTTTGCACAGGTTAAGCCAAGTCTAGTGTATCACTGCGCAGCCTATACTGCGGTGGATGCGGCAGAAGATGAGGGAAAAGAGTTAGATTATGCCATCAACGTTATTGGAACCGAAAATATTGCTAAGGCTGCTGCTAAGTACGAAGCTACTTTGGCCTATATTTCAACCGACTATGTTTTTGATGGGCAAAAGCCTGTTGGAGAAGAGTGGTTGGAAACTGACCAACCTGACCCACAAACTGAATATGGTCGTACGAAACGTCTAGGTGAAGAAGCGGTTGAAAAATACTTGGATCACTACTATATTATTCGGACAGCTTGGGTTTTCGGTAACTACGGGAAAAATTTTGTCTTTACTATGCAAAATTTGGCTAAAACTCATTCTCGTTTGACAGTTGTCAATGATCAACACGGTCGTCCGACTTGGACCCGTACCTTGGCTGAATTTATGACCTATGTCACCGAAAATCAGAAGGACTATGGATATTATCATCTGTCCAACGATGCGACCGAAGACACTACGTGGTATGATTTTGCTAAGGAGATCCTCAAGGATACCGATGTCGAAGTGGCACCAGTTGATTCCAGTCAATTTCCTGCTAAAGCCAAACGTCCTTTGAACTCAACCATGAGTTTGACCAAGGCCAAAGCAACCGGATTTGTTATTCCAACGTGGCAAGAAGCTCTGCAAGAATTTTATAAGCAAGAAAAGAAGTAA
- the cps2T gene encoding beta 1-4 rhamnosyltransferase Cps2T — protein MQHVFIIGSRGLPAKYGGFETFVQELVKNRQSDDLIYHVACLSDKETGHHSTYMGADCYTVNPPQLGPARVIAYDMQAINYALKLIKQHAIKKPIFYILGNTIGAFIAPFARKIHKLGGQLFVNPDGLEWKRSKWSKPVQTYLKYAEKVMTKKADLIISDNQGIEDYIQTSYPWSKTTFIAYGTDLTPSSLTAGSSEVRNFFTRWQTEEKGYYLIVGRFVPENNYETAIREFMASGTKRDLVIICNQEGNPYFEELRQKTGFDQDPRIKFVGTVYNRELLTYLRQAAFAYVHGHEVGGTNPGLLEALAHTDLNLVLGVDFNRKVAGRTACYWTKEAGDLADLINQVDSQTDFSQLGQAANQQMADNYTWSKIVREYEELFLDES, from the coding sequence ATGCAACACGTTTTTATCATTGGAAGTCGGGGCTTGCCTGCGAAGTATGGAGGGTTTGAGACCTTCGTTCAAGAGCTGGTCAAGAATCGTCAATCTGATGACTTAATTTATCATGTTGCCTGCCTTTCTGATAAGGAAACGGGTCATCATTCTACATACATGGGGGCTGACTGTTATACGGTCAATCCGCCCCAGTTGGGTCCCGCCCGAGTGATTGCTTATGATATGCAGGCCATCAACTATGCTTTGAAATTGATTAAGCAGCATGCTATCAAAAAGCCTATCTTTTATATCTTGGGCAATACTATTGGAGCCTTTATTGCTCCTTTTGCTCGTAAGATTCACAAACTGGGTGGCCAGCTCTTTGTCAATCCGGATGGGCTGGAATGGAAACGGTCTAAGTGGTCGAAGCCAGTGCAGACTTATCTCAAATATGCTGAGAAAGTTATGACTAAGAAGGCTGATTTGATTATTTCGGATAACCAAGGTATTGAAGATTATATTCAAACTAGCTATCCTTGGTCTAAGACAACTTTTATTGCTTATGGAACTGACCTGACACCTTCTAGTTTGACGGCTGGATCGAGCGAGGTTAGAAACTTTTTTACCAGGTGGCAGACCGAAGAAAAAGGCTACTACCTGATTGTAGGCCGCTTTGTTCCTGAAAATAATTATGAAACGGCTATCCGGGAGTTTATGGCATCTGGTACCAAGAGGGACTTGGTTATCATTTGTAATCAGGAAGGCAATCCTTATTTTGAGGAGTTGCGACAAAAGACTGGTTTCGATCAAGACCCTCGCATCAAGTTCGTTGGGACGGTTTATAATCGTGAGCTTTTGACTTATTTGCGTCAGGCGGCTTTTGCCTATGTTCATGGTCACGAGGTTGGTGGGACCAACCCAGGTCTCCTAGAAGCTCTAGCTCATACAGATTTAAATCTGGTTCTGGGTGTTGATTTTAATCGGAAGGTGGCTGGCCGGACGGCTTGTTACTGGACTAAGGAAGCTGGTGACTTAGCAGACTTGATTAATCAGGTGGATAGTCAAACGGATTTTAGTCAGCTTGGACAGGCAGCCAATCAGCAAATGGCTGACAACTATACTTGGTCAAAAATTGTTAGGGAGTATGAGGAGTTATTTTTAGATGAAAGTTAA
- a CDS encoding glycosyltransferase family 2 protein: MKVNILMSTYNGQRFLAQQLDSVLNQTYKDWTLLIRDDGSSDRTPEIIADYASRDPRIHFINPDKRENLGVVKNFYTLLKYQEADFYFFCDQDDVWLPEKLEVCLEEGQKYSQNAPLLVYTDLKIVNQNLAVLRESMIRTQSDHANTSLLQELTENTVTGGVAMINQATAKNWREKDLDKVIMHDWYLALVAAAKGTLVYLDQATELYRQHDNNVLGARTWSKRIKNWLRPHKLIAKYWWLIDASQRQASLLLDLELEQGPKKVVQAYVGLLDGSCSQRCQTLKTFRFAKNRAFHSLVFKALIVTKIGYSHYQKYGYQA; encoded by the coding sequence ATGAAAGTTAATATACTCATGTCTACCTACAATGGTCAGCGCTTCTTAGCTCAGCAATTGGACAGTGTCTTGAATCAGACTTACAAAGATTGGACCCTCTTGATTAGGGATGATGGTTCTAGTGATCGGACGCCTGAGATTATCGCAGATTATGCTAGTCGGGATCCTCGAATTCACTTTATCAATCCAGATAAGCGGGAAAATCTTGGAGTTGTCAAAAACTTTTATACCCTCCTTAAGTATCAAGAGGCTGACTTTTATTTTTTCTGCGACCAAGATGATGTCTGGTTGCCAGAAAAGTTGGAAGTTTGCCTTGAAGAAGGCCAGAAGTATTCTCAGAATGCTCCACTCTTGGTGTATACTGATCTTAAGATTGTCAATCAGAACTTAGCAGTGCTACGTGAGAGTATGATCAGGACTCAGTCCGATCATGCTAATACTAGCCTTTTGCAGGAGTTGACCGAGAATACTGTTACTGGCGGCGTTGCTATGATTAATCAAGCAACTGCCAAAAATTGGAGAGAGAAAGACTTGGATAAAGTTATCATGCATGACTGGTACTTGGCTCTGGTGGCGGCTGCTAAAGGAACTCTGGTCTATTTGGATCAGGCCACTGAGCTTTATCGTCAACATGATAACAATGTTCTAGGGGCACGGACATGGTCAAAGCGTATAAAAAATTGGCTGCGGCCACATAAGCTAATTGCCAAATACTGGTGGTTGATTGATGCCAGCCAAAGGCAGGCCAGCCTACTTCTGGATTTAGAATTGGAGCAGGGCCCCAAAAAAGTGGTTCAAGCTTATGTCGGACTACTAGATGGTTCCTGCTCACAAAGATGCCAGACCTTGAAAACTTTTAGATTTGCTAAAAATCGAGCCTTTCACAGCTTGGTTTTTAAAGCATTAATTGTAACAAAAATCGGCTATAGTCATTATCAAAAATATGGCTATCAAGCATAG
- a CDS encoding ABC transporter permease: protein MDLLSKKNRILLKELIKTDFKLRYQGSVIGYLWSILKPLMLFMIMYLVFIRFLRLGGDVPHFAVALLLANVIWSFFMEATSMGMVSIVTRGDLLRKLNFSKSIIVLSAVCGALINFGINLIVVLIFALVNGVHIGWDAVFAIPLFFELFIMAWGVALLLATLYVKFRDIGQIWEVFLQAGMYATPIIYPLTFITNQGAKGVLAGKIIMLNPLAQMIQDLRYLLIDKANLTIWNLINHWWYYAIPYVLPFIIFAIGLTVFNRSSKRFAEIL from the coding sequence ATGGATTTACTTAGTAAGAAGAATCGTATCCTACTAAAAGAACTCATAAAAACAGACTTTAAGCTGCGTTATCAGGGCAGTGTCATCGGCTATCTCTGGTCAATTTTAAAGCCTCTCATGCTCTTTATGATTATGTATCTGGTCTTCATTCGTTTCTTACGCTTAGGGGGAGATGTACCTCACTTCGCAGTAGCCTTGCTTTTGGCCAATGTTATCTGGTCCTTTTTTATGGAAGCAACTAGCATGGGGATGGTTTCTATCGTTACTCGTGGTGATCTGCTGCGTAAGCTGAATTTTTCCAAATCGATCATTGTCCTATCAGCAGTCTGTGGAGCTTTGATTAATTTTGGAATTAATTTGATTGTTGTGTTGATTTTTGCCTTAGTCAATGGCGTTCATATTGGCTGGGACGCTGTTTTTGCCATTCCGCTCTTCTTTGAGCTCTTTATCATGGCTTGGGGTGTGGCTCTCTTACTGGCAACGCTCTATGTCAAATTCCGTGATATTGGCCAAATTTGGGAAGTCTTCCTGCAAGCTGGGATGTACGCAACCCCAATTATTTATCCTTTGACCTTTATTACCAATCAAGGTGCTAAGGGGGTCTTGGCCGGTAAAATTATCATGCTTAATCCTTTGGCGCAAATGATTCAGGACCTGCGTTATCTCCTGATTGATAAAGCCAATTTGACTATCTGGAATTTGATCAATCACTGGTGGTACTATGCTATTCCTTATGTTTTGCCATTTATCATTTTTGCCATTGGCTTAACAGTCTTTAATCGTAGTTCTAAGAGATTTGCGGAGATTCTATAA
- a CDS encoding ABC transporter ATP-binding protein: MTTENNIAVKVDHVSKYFKLPVEASNSLRTTVVNRFKGVKGYKEQHVLRDINFEVEKGDFFGIVGRNGSGKSTLLKIISQIYVPEKGSVTIDGKLVSFIELGVGFNPELTGRENVYMNGAMLGFSTEEVDAMYDDIVEFAELKEFMNQKLKNYSSGMQVRLAFSVAIKAQGDILILDEVLAVGDESFQRKCNDYFMERKESGKTTILVTHDMAAVNKYCNKAVLIDDGLIKAYGEPFAVANQYSLDNFSVEIPETDEVDAEEVKEAKVIDNFSAKLLTKEVVSPDEDIEIEFSYDILKEDLDTYIALSFVDISDGIGLYNDNSWNYKLTGVGHHRIIYKCKLPYFNTVKLRVQANVRDENNRDITVLSMTRPPVFTVRREIDENNFSLKDSSTGLLERQGDWVK; encoded by the coding sequence ATGACAACAGAAAATAATATTGCAGTAAAAGTTGACCACGTCAGCAAATATTTTAAATTACCTGTTGAAGCTTCTAACAGTCTGCGGACGACAGTGGTCAATCGTTTTAAAGGTGTGAAAGGTTACAAGGAGCAGCATGTTCTGCGTGACATCAATTTCGAGGTGGAAAAGGGTGATTTCTTTGGAATTGTTGGCCGTAATGGTTCAGGGAAATCTACACTTTTAAAAATTATTTCGCAGATTTATGTACCAGAAAAGGGTTCTGTGACTATTGATGGGAAACTGGTCTCTTTCATTGAGTTAGGGGTTGGTTTCAATCCTGAATTGACAGGTCGTGAGAATGTTTATATGAATGGGGCCATGCTAGGCTTCTCAACTGAAGAAGTTGATGCCATGTATGATGATATTGTTGAATTCGCTGAGCTCAAAGAGTTCATGAATCAAAAACTCAAGAATTATTCAAGCGGTATGCAGGTTCGCCTAGCCTTCTCAGTTGCTATTAAAGCGCAAGGTGATATTCTCATTCTTGATGAAGTTTTAGCTGTCGGTGATGAATCTTTCCAGCGTAAATGTAATGATTATTTCATGGAGCGTAAAGAAAGCGGTAAGACTACAATCCTTGTTACCCATGATATGGCAGCTGTTAATAAGTATTGTAATAAGGCAGTCCTGATTGATGATGGTTTGATTAAAGCCTATGGTGAACCTTTTGCTGTTGCCAATCAATATAGCTTGGACAATTTTAGTGTAGAAATCCCAGAAACTGATGAGGTTGATGCTGAGGAAGTTAAAGAAGCTAAAGTTATTGACAATTTTAGTGCTAAGCTTCTAACTAAGGAAGTCGTATCACCTGATGAAGATATCGAAATTGAGTTTTCTTATGATATTCTAAAAGAAGATTTGGATACTTACATTGCCCTGTCATTTGTGGATATTTCTGATGGCATTGGCCTCTATAATGATAATTCATGGAATTATAAATTAACAGGTGTAGGTCACCATAGGATAATTTATAAGTGTAAGTTACCTTATTTTAATACTGTAAAATTACGAGTTCAAGCGAATGTTCGTGATGAAAATAACCGTGATATAACTGTCTTATCAATGACGAGACCCCCAGTATTTACGGTGCGAAGAGAAATTGATGAAAATAATTTTTCTTTGAAAGATTCTTCAACTGGCTTGTTGGAGAGACAAGGTGACTGGGTCAAATAA